Genomic window (Hydrogenimonas cancrithermarum):
AGGCCCCGGGTACTATCAGCCAAAAAGATTATGAAATCTCACGAAACAACTATCGTCACGCCATGGATCTTTGGAAAAAGGCAAAGGCAAATTTGAAGGTATTAAAAGATGAGATTGCTCTTTATACAGTCATGTCGCCCATTAAAGGGAGAGTGCTTCAGTGCAGAATGCGGGAGGGAACCTACATGCAAGCCTCTGGCGGTATTCCGCCGCTACTGATACTAGGAAGCCGTGATCTTCATCTACGCGTTGAAGTCGATGAGTATGAGGCATGGCGCATCAAAGCAAAGGCCAAAGCCGTAGCCTTTGTTCGTGGCCATCCGGACATGAAACTTACGCTGAAATACCTCTACACTGAACCATTAATAGTTCCCAAGTCCATTATTCAGGAAAGGCCGACGGAGCGGACAGACACACGGGTTTTGCAGGTCATCTATCGTTTCGAACATCCGGATTTTCCCATCTACCCGGGTCAAACGCTGGACGTATTTATCGAAACGGCAGGGAATAGCTGAATGTTTCGGATTGCGATTCAGATGCTTTTGGCGGATAGAGCCAAGTTTTACGGATTGCTTTTTGGCATCTCTTTTACCGCATTTCTGGTCAGTTTTGCCCTGTCATACTTTGCGGGCTTCATGACTCGCGGGTTTGCGCTGATCTCCGAAAATCCTACCGCAAATGTCTGGGTGATGGATCCTGCCGTCCGTTCTACGGAGATGACGATCAATCTGAGCGATTCCACACTGGATCGCGTCAAGAGTGTTGCCGGCGTCAATTATGCTGTCCCGCTGG
Coding sequences:
- a CDS encoding efflux RND transporter periplasmic adaptor subunit, yielding MKRLYLIVAIAMLGLVFTGLLVYKDSAPLRGRSKPIPTWHPPFASFVAGTGIVEASSTNISVGSPVSGIVEKLYVKPGSLVRRGEPLFKLDDRKLRAKLPLLESEVTAAKSEMKKYRDIFEIDEKLYREAPGTISQKDYEISRNNYRHAMDLWKKAKANLKVLKDEIALYTVMSPIKGRVLQCRMREGTYMQASGGIPPLLILGSRDLHLRVEVDEYEAWRIKAKAKAVAFVRGHPDMKLTLKYLYTEPLIVPKSIIQERPTERTDTRVLQVIYRFEHPDFPIYPGQTLDVFIETAGNS